In Oryza sativa Japonica Group chromosome 2, ASM3414082v1, the following are encoded in one genomic region:
- the LOC136355082 gene encoding uncharacterized protein: MPSSAADAKHAKKMFTEIIFPRFGTPRMVISDRGSHFIDKTFRDLLQDMGAKHNVATPYHPQTSGQAETSNKQIKNILQKTVNKMGTGWKDKLLDALWAYRTAYKTPIGLSSYQIVCGKSCRLPVELEHRAYWAIRNWNMDFEGAREWRKMQIAELEEWSEKAYHNTKIYKERTKCCYDKRIKIKKFKPGDKVLMFNSRVKFFGHGKLHSQWEGPFSNCGLPCSFVVCCDALSEVDRTNQTQNTCSSSSPPPLQTPSPS; this comes from the coding sequence ATGCCGTCCAGCGCCGCGGATGCAAAGCATGCCAAGAAGATGTTCACAGAGATCATCTTCCCAAGGTTTGGTACCCCTAGGATGGTCATAAGTGACAGAGGTTCGCACTTCATCGACAAAACCTTCCGAGACCTCCTACAAGACATGGGAGCCAAGCACAATGTCGCCACACCTTATCATCCACAGACCAGCGGTCAAGCAGAAACttcaaacaaacaaatcaagaataTTCTGCAGAAGACGGTCAACAAAATGGGAACAGGATGGAAGGATAAATTGCTGGATGCACTGTGGGCATACCGGACAGCATACAAGACACCTATTGGATTGTCCTCCTATCAGATAGTCTGTGGGAAGTCATGCCGACTCCCTGTAGAACTCGAGCATAGAGCATATTGGGCCATCAGGAACTGGAATATGGACtttgaaggagcaagagaatGGAGGAAAATGCAAATCGCTGAACTTGAAGAATGGAGTGAAAAGGCATATCACAACACTAAGATATACAAAGAAAGGACGAAGTGCTGTTATGATAAAAGgataaaaattaagaaattcAAGCCAGGAGACAAAGTGTTGATGttcaactccagggttaagtTTTTCGGCCATGGGAAATTGCATAGTCAATGGGAGGGACCATTTTCAAACTGTGGTCTCCCATGCTCGTTTGTAGTTTGTTGTGATGCGCTTTCGGAGGTAGATCGAACGAATCAAACTCAGAACAcctgttcttcctcctctcctccacctttgCAAACTCCCTCTCCATCTTAA
- the LOC4329084 gene encoding L-type lectin-domain containing receptor kinase SIT2-like, whose amino-acid sequence MQHMVKPVCILCLQCSLLYGVHLAAAVAAAGDGNGGDQFAYSGFAGVKDLTLDGTAMVTPDGLLELTNGKPQVKGHAFHPTPLRFEELSSPEGGEKKAAVRSFSASFVFGIVTASPGVGGHGIALVITPTKDLSSGLASTYLGFLNRSSNGDNRNHIFAVELDTIQSPEFSDIDDNHVGIDINSLVSSNASDAGYYDDNTGEFKSLTLVSGKAMQVWVDYDDDATQIDVRLAPVGIKKPMKPLVSTRSNLSTVITDEAYVGFSASIGTMTSQHYVLGWSFGVGTQAPAIDMDKLPKLPGRRSKKSYPPKTMVIALPIVSVVLVIVVAAGVFLLIKRKFQRYVELREDWELEFGAHRLSYKDLLQATERFKNKNLLGIGGFGRVYKGVLPTSSSEVAVKRVSHDSRQGIKEFVAEVASIGRLRHRNLVQLLGYCRLKEELLLVYDYMPNGSLDKYLYSHDDKPTLNWAQRFQIIKGIASGLLYLHEEWEQIVIHRDIKPSNVLLDNDMNGRLGDFGLARLYNRDTELQTTVVAGTFGYMAPELALTGKASPLTDVFAFGAFLLEVTSGRRPVEQDIEGHRLLLTDWVFENCSKEQILAVIDPRLNGNINISEASLVLKLGLLCSHPMSNVRPTMRQVVQYLNGDMPLPEMSPMRFTFSLSALMQNQGFDSSLKSLGTISNLSIGR is encoded by the coding sequence ATGCAGCATATGGTTAAGCCAGTTTGCATATTGTGTCTACAGTGTAGCCTCCTCTATGGCGTTCATCTTGCAGCAGccgttgctgctgccggtgacgGCAACGGCGGGGACCAGTTTGCCTACTCCGGCTTTGCCGGAGTGAAGGACCTAACCCTCGACGGCACGGCCATGGTCACACCAGATGGCCTACTCGAGCTGACCAATGGCAAGCCGCAGGTTAAAGGCCACGCATTCCATCCGACGCCGCTGCGCTTCGAGGAGTTGTCGTCACCAGAAGGCGGGGAGAAGAAGGCAGCAGTGCGGTCTTTCTCGGCGTCCTTTGTGTTCGGCATCGTCACTGCCTCCCCTGGTGTCGGCGGCCATGGCATCGCCCTCGTCATCACCCCAACCAAGGACCTCTCCTCCGGGCTCGCCAGCACATACCTGGGATTCCTCAACAGATCAAGCAACGGCGACAACAGAAATCACATCTTCGCGGTTGAGCTTGATACCATCCAGAGCCCCGAATTCTCCGACATCGACGACAACCACGTCGGCATCGACATCAATAGCCTTGTGTCTTCAAATGCCTCTGATGCCGGCTACTATGATGACAACACCGGTGAGTTCAAGAGTCTAACACTGGTTAGTGGGAAAGCCATGCAAGTATGGGTGGACTATGACGACGATGCTACACAGATTGACGTGAGGCTTGCTCCGGTAGGAATCAAGAAGCCCATGAAGCCATTGGTCTCTACGAGATCCAACCTCTCAACAGTGATCACCGATGAAGCATATGTGGGCTTCTCAGCGTCGATAGGCACAATGACCTCGCAACACTACGTGCTCGGCTGGAGCTTCGGTGTGGGCACGCAAGCTCCGGCCATTGACATGGACAAGCTTCCCAAGTTACCTGGCAGAAGAAGCAAGAAGTCTTATCCGCCCAAGACCATGGTGATAGCTCTACCAATAGTCTCGGTGGTGCTTGTGATTGTCGTTGCTGCTGGTGTTTTTCTACTGATTAAGAGGAAGTTTCAGAGATATGTCGAACTGCGTGAAGATTGGGAGCTTGAGTTTGGAGCACATAGACTGTCATACAAGGATTTGCTTCAGGCAACAGAACGGTTCAAGAACAAGAACTTGCTTGGAATTGGAGGGTTCGGGAGGGTGTACAAAGGAGTGCTTCCTACTTCTAGTTCGGAGGTTGCTGTGAAGAGGGTATCACACGACTCAAGGCAAGGAATAAAGGAGTTTGTTGCTGAGGTAGCAAGCATTGGTCGCCTCCGGCACCGCAACCTCGTACAACTGCTTGGTTACTGTCGGCTCAAAGAAGAACTTCTTTTGGTCTACGACTATATGCCAAATGGTAGTCTCGACAAATATTTGTACAGCCATGATGACAAGCCTACTCTGAATTGGGCTCAAAGGTTCCAGATTATAAAAGGTATTGCATCTGGCTTGCTTTATCTTCACGAGGAGTGGGAGCAAATTGTTATCCATCGGGACATCAAACCAAGCAATGTGCTCCTTGACAACGACATGAATGGACGGCTAGGTGATTTCGGGCTCGCAAGGCTCTACAACCGTGACACCGAGCTACAAACAACAGTTGTTGCAGGTACCTTTGGTTATATGGCCCCCGAATTAGCACTAACCGGGAAGGCATCCCCTCTTACCGACGTGTTCGCCTTTGGCGCATTTCTCCTTGAGGTCACCAGTGGGCGAAGGCCTGTCGAGCAAGACATCGAAGGGCATCGACTCCTGCTGACGGACTGGGTGTTTGAGAATTGCAGCAAGGAACAGATCCTTGCTGTTATTGACCCAAGACTTAACGGCAACATTAACATTAGTGAAGCAAGTTTAGTATTGAAGTTAGGGCTCTTGTGCTCGCACCCAATGTCTAATGTAAGGCCAACCATGCGACAAGTTGTGCAGTACCTCAACGGAGATATGCCCCTCCCAGAGATGTCACCAATGCGCTTTACTTTCAGCCTGTCAGCACTCATGCAGAACCAAGGGTTTGACTCGTCGTTGAAGAGTTTAGGCACGATTAGTAATCTTTCAATTGGGAGATGA